The genomic segment GGAGCTGGTCGGCGTTGCTCGCGCCGCTCTCGCAGGTCGCCGAGGTGTAGCTGGCAGAGCCCGTCGACGACGCGGTCGAGTCGGTGCTGCCACCTCCCGACGCACATCCGGCGAGGGTGAGGGCGATGATGCCCGCTCCCGCCAGGAACGTGGTCCGGAGGGCGTTGGTGGTGTGGACCATCCTGTGAACCCTTTCTGGTGGCTGCGCTCGTCGACCCCCCAGGCGGAAGCCAGCGCAGCGATTGGGTCAAAACTAGGCCGAGATTGTTACAGCCGTGTTTTCTGGATGTCTCAGGTCGCGATCGTTAGCGATTCGTGACTCACGGGTCGCCTGGAGCGGAGGAGGTCGACGGTGAACACGACGAGGGCGAGCCAGACGATCCCGAACCCCAGCCACCGCTCCAGCGGCATCGGCTCGTGGAGGACCCACACCCCGATCACGAACTGCAGGACGGGGACGATGTACTGCACGACGGCCAGGACCGTGAGCGGGAGCCGCCGGGCCGCGGAGGCGAAGAGCAGCAGGGGCACCGCGGTGACCACGCCCGCCAGCATCAGGAGCACGGTGTTGACCCAGCCCGCCGTCCCGAAGACCAGGCCGCTCGTCACCGACACCACCACGAGCTGCACGACGGCCACCGGCGCCAGCCACAGCGTCTCCAGCGCCAGTCCGCTGGGCGCGTCGACGTCGTCGCGGACGCGCCGCTTGACGAGGCCGTACGCGCCGAAGCTCAGCGCCAGCACGATCGCGATCCAGGGCACCTCGCCGTAGCCGAGCGCGATCACGAGCACGGCCGCGCCTCCGAGCGCGAGGGCGACCCACTGCATCCGTCGCAGCCGTTCGTGCAGCACCAGCACGCCGAGGAGCGCGGTGACCAGCGGCATCGTGAAGTAGCCGAGCGCGGTCTCGACCACGCGGCCGGCGAGCGTGCCCAGCACGTACGTCTGCCAGTTGACGTAGATGAGCGCGCCGGCCAGGCCCATCGTGAGCACGACCCGCCGTCGGCGCAGGAGCGCGCCGAAGCTGCGCCAGGACCGGGTGACCGTGAGCGCGAGCGCGCAGAACGCGAGGGAGAACAGCACCCGCCAGGCCACGATCTCGAAGGCGC from the Cnuibacter physcomitrellae genome contains:
- the rarD gene encoding EamA family transporter RarD; protein product: MNERAVDRIGSGLVYGAAANVLWGVFPLYFLLLAPAGAFEIVAWRVLFSLAFCALALTVTRSWRSFGALLRRRRVVLTMGLAGALIYVNWQTYVLGTLAGRVVETALGYFTMPLVTALLGVLVLHERLRRMQWVALALGGAAVLVIALGYGEVPWIAIVLALSFGAYGLVKRRVRDDVDAPSGLALETLWLAPVAVVQLVVVSVTSGLVFGTAGWVNTVLLMLAGVVTAVPLLLFASAARRLPLTVLAVVQYIVPVLQFVIGVWVLHEPMPLERWLGFGIVWLALVVFTVDLLRSRRPVSHESLTIAT